Proteins encoded in a region of the Vitis riparia cultivar Riparia Gloire de Montpellier isolate 1030 chromosome 7, EGFV_Vit.rip_1.0, whole genome shotgun sequence genome:
- the LOC117918913 gene encoding transcription factor TGA1-like, translated as MNSSSTHFVTSRRIGIYEPLHQISTWGESFKTNGCPNTSASTIAELEAKLDNQSEDTSHGTPGPSEKYDQEATKPVDKVQRRLAQNREAARKSRLRKKAYVQELESSRVKLMQLEQELERARQQGLYLGAGLDAGHLGFSGAVNSGIAAFEMEYGHWVEEQSSQICELRTALHAHISDVELRILVETAMNHYFNLFRMKATAAKADVFYMMSGMWKTSAERFFLWIGGFRPSELLKVLVPQLDPLTDQQILDVCNLRQSCQQAEDALTQGMEKLQQILAEAVAAGQLGEGSYIPQLATALEKLEAVVSFVNQADHLRQETLQQMVRILTIRQAARGLLALGEYFQRLRALSSLWATRPREPA; from the exons ATGAACTCTTCATCCACCCACTTTGTCACCTCGAGAAGGATTGGCATATACGAGCCACTCCACCAGATTAGCACGTGGGGAGAAAGCTTCAAAACTAATGGTTGTCCAAATACATCAGCATCCACAATCGCAGAGTTGGAAGCCAAACTAGACAATCAG TCAGAGGACACTTCACATGGAACACCTGGACCTTCTGAAAAGTATGACCAAGAAGCTACTAAGCCTGTTGATAAG GTACAAAGACGTCTTGCACAAAACCGTGAGGCTGCTCGTAAAAGCCGTCTGAGGAAAAAG GCCTATGTTCAGGAGTTAGAATCTAGTAGGGTGAAACTGATGCAATTAGAGCAAGAACTCGAGCGTGCTAGACAACAG GGATTGTATCTAGGTGCTGGGTTAGATGCTGGTCATCTAGGGTTCTCTGGAGCTGTAAACTCAG GAATTGCTGCATTTGAGATGGAGTATGGTCATTGGGTAGAAGAACAAAGTAGTCAGATCTGTGAGCTGAGAACTGCTTTGCATGCTCATATAAGTGATGTAGAGCTCCGGATACTGGTGGAGACTGCCATGAACCACTATTTCAATCTTTTCCGCATGAAAGCTACTGCTGCAAAGGCTGACGTGTTCTACATGATGTCTGGCATGTGGAAAACATCAGCTGAACGATTTTTCTTATGGATTGGAGGGTTTCGCCCTTCTGAGCTTCTAAAG GTTCTTGTTCCACAGCTGGACCCGTTAACAGACcaacaaattttggatgtttgTAACCTTCGACAATCTTGTCAACAAGCCGAAGATGCTCTTACACAAGGAATGGAGAAACTCCAACAAATTCTGGCTGAGGCTGTTGCAGCTGGTCAACTGGGTGAAGGAAGCTACATCCCCCAACTGGCTACTGCTCTGGAGAAATTGGAAGCTGTGGTGAGCTTCGTGAATCAG GCGGACCATCTTCGTCAGGAAACTCTGCAGCAGATGGTACGCATCCTAACAATCCGTCAAGCAGCTCGGGGCCTGCTTGCCCTGGGGGAGTACTTCCAGCGTCTTCGAGCCTTGAGTTCACTCTGGGCTACCCGTCCTCGTGAGCCTGCCTAG